The following are encoded together in the Deltaproteobacteria bacterium genome:
- a CDS encoding polymer-forming cytoskeletal protein — MFGKGSRKLETIVGDGTRIAGKTSVKGTIRVDGIVEGDVHADWVVVGETGKILGNTRTRGMVVGGSVEGNIEATESVELKEKATMVGEIHTPRLGVSEGAAFDGRARMKGDAEAAGIPEGNVRPLIPTKTGA, encoded by the coding sequence ATGTTCGGAAAAGGTTCGCGGAAGCTCGAGACGATCGTCGGCGACGGAACGCGCATCGCGGGAAAGACGAGCGTGAAGGGAACGATCCGCGTGGACGGGATCGTGGAAGGCGATGTCCACGCCGACTGGGTGGTGGTCGGGGAAACCGGGAAGATCCTCGGGAACACCCGCACCCGGGGGATGGTCGTCGGGGGATCGGTCGAGGGGAACATCGAGGCGACGGAGTCGGTGGAACTGAAGGAGAAGGCGACGATGGTCGGGGAGATCCACACGCCGAGGCTCGGAGTCTCGGAAGGGGCGGCATTCGACGGGCGCGCAAGGATGAAGGGCGACGCGGAGGCCGCCGGGATCCCGGAGGGGAACGTCCGGCCGCTGATTCCGACGAAGACCGGGGCCTGA